One Solanum pennellii chromosome 9, SPENNV200 DNA segment encodes these proteins:
- the LOC107031693 gene encoding uncharacterized protein LOC107031693 isoform X2: protein MFRIGAKLYRAARIGGSAVSDFRSPPTRFFSVNNNVNTGFKTNPVALQMINYALSLARAQKSDESYAQAQLVLEQCHSTQSDECAKGLVLLAMSTLFSERGNFSEAIEKLQKIQDLGLSTLAVRVAASEALAGLYLESYQDDFSSATADMCLQLLETIRLEIGGGGSDILEARAKALKGLVELVHGNVESAESFFEGAQGDKGCFGNVALSFGEFLHCKRNSQMARELYQRAMQDVSERKDFADSQSVSACNMNLEETLLGATCSLGQLEAHLGNFDDAEEILTAALKKAEECFGNYHPKVGIILTCIAHMYRHKAAMERSSSLLIQEGLYRRAIEVLKAPPLEVEGVGATRSRRDILALARGVSMASQIFVLWPK from the exons ATGTTTCGAATCGGAGCTAAGCTCTATAGAGCTGCGAGAATTGGTGGCTCCGCCGTGTCCGATTTCAGGTCACCACCAACAAGATTTTTCTCCGTTAACAACAATGTTAATACTGGTTTCAAGACCAACCCAGTTGCTCTTCAAATGATCAATTATGCTCTTTCTCTAGCCCGGGCTCAAAAATCAG ATGAATCATATGCGCAAGCTCAATTGGTACTTGAGCAGTGCCACTCAACCCAGTCGGATGAGTGTGCTAAAGGATTGGTTTTGCTCGCTATGTCTACCTTATTTTCTGAAAG agGGAATTTTAGTGAAGCCATTGAGAAGCTCCagaaaattcaagatttgggcTTGTCAACTTTAGCTGTTAGAG TTGCCGCCTCTGAAGCACTTGCTGGGCTTTATTTAGAATCATATCAA GATGATTTTTCATCAGCAACTGCAGATATGTGCTTGCAACTGCTGGAAACCATAAGGCTAGAAATTGGTGGTGGTGGATCTGACATATTGGAAGCTCGTGCAAAAGCATTGAAAGGGCTGGTTGAGTTGGTCCATGGTAATGTTGAATCAG CTGAGTCATTCTTTGAAGGAGCTCAAGGTGATAAAGGTTGCTTTG GCAACGTTGCACTATCTTTTGGTGAATTCCTGCATTGTAAGCGGAATTCCCAGATGGCGAGGGAGTTATATCAAAGGGCAATGCAGGATGTATCAGAACGTAAAGATTTTGCCGACTCACAGTCCGTATCAGCTTGTAACATGAATTTGGAGGAGACTTTGTTAGGAGCTACATGTTCTCTAGGACAGCTCGAGGCTCATTTGGG GAATTTTGATGATGCTGAGGAAATATTAACTGCAGCACTGAAGAAAGCAGAAGAGTGCTTTG GTAATTATCATCCAAAGGTAGGTATTATTTTGACCTGCATAGCTCACATGTATCGACATAAAGCAGCCATGGAGCGGTCAAGCTCGCTTTTGATTCAAGAG GGACTCTATAGAAGAGCAATCGAAGTGCTCAAAGCTCCACCCTTGGAAGTAGAAG GTGTTGGAGCGACACGGTCTAGAAGGGATATTCTTGCCCTTGCAAGAG GGGTCAGCATGGCTTCCCAGATTTTTGTGCTTTGGCCAAAGTAA
- the LOC107031693 gene encoding uncharacterized protein LOC107031693 isoform X1: MFRIGAKLYRAARIGGSAVSDFRSPPTRFFSVNNNVNTGFKTNPVALQMINYALSLARAQKSDESYAQAQLVLEQCHSTQSDECAKGLVLLAMSTLFSERGNFSEAIEKLQKIQDLGLSTLAVRVAASEALAGLYLESYQDDFSSATADMCLQLLETIRLEIGGGGSDILEARAKALKGLVELVHGNVESAESFFEGAQGDKGCFGNVALSFGEFLHCKRNSQMARELYQRAMQDVSERKDFADSQSVSACNMNLEETLLGATCSLGQLEAHLGNFDDAEEILTAALKKAEECFGNYHPKVGIILTCIAHMYRHKAAMERSSSLLIQEGLYRRAIEVLKAPPLEVEGVGATRSRRDILALARGGYAETLIVQQNRKAEGEKMKQWAETAWTNRRLSLAEALESSESSAKVSLIDTRISRVL, encoded by the exons ATGTTTCGAATCGGAGCTAAGCTCTATAGAGCTGCGAGAATTGGTGGCTCCGCCGTGTCCGATTTCAGGTCACCACCAACAAGATTTTTCTCCGTTAACAACAATGTTAATACTGGTTTCAAGACCAACCCAGTTGCTCTTCAAATGATCAATTATGCTCTTTCTCTAGCCCGGGCTCAAAAATCAG ATGAATCATATGCGCAAGCTCAATTGGTACTTGAGCAGTGCCACTCAACCCAGTCGGATGAGTGTGCTAAAGGATTGGTTTTGCTCGCTATGTCTACCTTATTTTCTGAAAG agGGAATTTTAGTGAAGCCATTGAGAAGCTCCagaaaattcaagatttgggcTTGTCAACTTTAGCTGTTAGAG TTGCCGCCTCTGAAGCACTTGCTGGGCTTTATTTAGAATCATATCAA GATGATTTTTCATCAGCAACTGCAGATATGTGCTTGCAACTGCTGGAAACCATAAGGCTAGAAATTGGTGGTGGTGGATCTGACATATTGGAAGCTCGTGCAAAAGCATTGAAAGGGCTGGTTGAGTTGGTCCATGGTAATGTTGAATCAG CTGAGTCATTCTTTGAAGGAGCTCAAGGTGATAAAGGTTGCTTTG GCAACGTTGCACTATCTTTTGGTGAATTCCTGCATTGTAAGCGGAATTCCCAGATGGCGAGGGAGTTATATCAAAGGGCAATGCAGGATGTATCAGAACGTAAAGATTTTGCCGACTCACAGTCCGTATCAGCTTGTAACATGAATTTGGAGGAGACTTTGTTAGGAGCTACATGTTCTCTAGGACAGCTCGAGGCTCATTTGGG GAATTTTGATGATGCTGAGGAAATATTAACTGCAGCACTGAAGAAAGCAGAAGAGTGCTTTG GTAATTATCATCCAAAGGTAGGTATTATTTTGACCTGCATAGCTCACATGTATCGACATAAAGCAGCCATGGAGCGGTCAAGCTCGCTTTTGATTCAAGAG GGACTCTATAGAAGAGCAATCGAAGTGCTCAAAGCTCCACCCTTGGAAGTAGAAG GTGTTGGAGCGACACGGTCTAGAAGGGATATTCTTGCCCTTGCAAGAG GTGGGTATGCAGAGACGCTTATCGTGCAACAAAACAGAAAAGCAGAAGGTGAAAAAATGAAGCAGTGGGCTGAAACAGCTTGGACAAATCGCAGATTATCACTCGCGGAGGCACTAGAGTCATCCGAGTCATCAGCCAAAGTGTCTCTCATAGATACTCGAATAAGCCGAGTCCTGTAG
- the LOC107031694 gene encoding light-harvesting complex-like protein OHP1, chloroplastic, with translation MASLSSSFLSTKLSPNYSQNHHLFLPNNPNLKITKRTSFNIQAAKVPPGVELPKEVPKLSKPLLGFTNTAEIWNSRACMIGLIGTFIVELIFNKGILEMIGVEIGKGLDIPL, from the exons ATGGCTTCACTCTCATCTTCATTTCTCTCAACAAAACTTTCTCCAAATTATTCtcaaaatcatcatttatttcTTCCAAATAATCCCAATTTGAAAATTACCAAAAGGACCTCCTTCAACATTCAGGCTGCAAAGGTTCCACCTGGG GTGGAGTTGCCAAAAGAAGTACCAAAGTTGAGCAAACCCCTTTTGGGTTTTACTAATACTGCTGAGATATGGAACTCTAGAGCTTGTATGATTGGTCTTATTGGTACATTTATTGTGGAATTG ATTTTCAACAAGGGAATTCTTGAAATGATTGGTGTAGAAATTGGAAAAGGCCTTGATATTCCTCTCTAA